A single region of the Bacillus cereus genome encodes:
- a CDS encoding VanZ family protein: MYMISGSVFIVLGVICYLIVRSILIGMKNKKHVNWWKELISFLFVVYICMLVAVTLFPLPIGFPSRIENLSRSVNIIPFASIIKDIGQIGSAYDGDVLFMTSLIVRNVGGNILLLMPLGFLAPIIWDTCKKSKNIILLGFVISVCIELLQLIESLFSGWGRITDIDDVTCNVLGSILGFIIYKMALKIAAKFNIQVLDKANSKGVESIDN, from the coding sequence TTGTATATGATCAGCGGTAGTGTGTTTATTGTTTTGGGAGTTATCTGTTATTTGATTGTACGAAGTATTTTAATTGGGATGAAAAATAAAAAGCATGTAAATTGGTGGAAAGAATTAATTAGTTTTCTATTTGTAGTATACATTTGTATGCTTGTTGCAGTAACTTTATTCCCTTTACCAATTGGCTTTCCTTCTAGGATTGAAAATCTTAGTCGTTCAGTCAATATTATCCCCTTTGCATCAATTATTAAAGATATTGGTCAAATAGGGAGTGCTTATGATGGTGATGTCCTATTTATGACTAGTTTAATCGTAAGGAATGTAGGCGGGAATATTTTATTATTAATGCCTTTAGGATTTTTAGCACCAATAATATGGGATACATGTAAAAAGAGCAAAAATATAATTTTATTAGGTTTTGTTATATCAGTTTGTATTGAATTATTACAATTAATTGAGTCGTTATTTAGTGGATGGGGTCGCATTACTGATATTGATGATGTAACCTGTAATGTTCTAGGTTCTATTCTTGGATTTATTATTTATAAAATGGCTTTAAAAATAGCTGCTAAATTTAACATTCAAGTATTAGATAAGGCTAATTCTAAAGGTGTAGAATCTATTGATAACTAA
- a CDS encoding serine hydrolase domain-containing protein produces MINTNDVVAKIVKELHQELEFSGAILIKRENDIIYENSFGYANRSEGITNTLQTRFGIASGCKIFTAIGICQLVEKGLLSFHTKLTDCLSIEFPNFDKDITIHQLLTHSSGIPDYFDESVMDNFEDLWEKTPMYLLKGLRDFLPLFQNSNMMFAPGSKFHYNNAGFIILGLIIEQQSGLEFTEYIEKNIFVPVVMNDSGYFSLDSLPKDTALGYIKDGNNQKWRTNAYSIPIKGGADGGAYVTAPDMLKFWKALFNNEILSHQFTNLLLTPHISVNNSQSYGYGIWIEKKQNTIFKYHVMGYDPGVSFRSAIYPDLGITLVIPSNKGVGPEKLMTEIEGAF; encoded by the coding sequence ATGATCAATACAAATGATGTGGTTGCGAAAATTGTCAAAGAATTACACCAAGAATTAGAGTTTTCCGGGGCAATCTTAATAAAAAGAGAAAATGACATTATCTACGAAAATTCGTTTGGATACGCTAACCGAAGTGAAGGTATAACCAATACACTACAAACAAGATTTGGAATCGCTTCAGGATGTAAAATATTCACTGCAATCGGCATATGTCAACTCGTTGAGAAAGGTTTACTTTCTTTTCATACAAAGTTAACAGATTGTTTAAGTATTGAATTTCCAAACTTCGATAAAGACATTACAATACATCAACTTTTAACGCATAGCTCTGGTATTCCGGATTATTTTGATGAAAGTGTTATGGATAATTTCGAGGATCTTTGGGAGAAAACGCCTATGTATCTATTAAAAGGTTTAAGAGACTTTTTACCATTATTCCAAAACAGTAATATGATGTTTGCCCCAGGAAGTAAGTTTCACTACAACAATGCAGGTTTTATCATACTTGGATTAATTATAGAACAACAGTCAGGACTTGAATTTACGGAATATATAGAAAAGAATATATTTGTTCCAGTTGTCATGAATGATTCGGGTTATTTTTCTTTAGATAGTTTACCTAAAGATACAGCCCTTGGATATATAAAAGATGGGAATAATCAAAAATGGAGAACAAATGCATACTCTATACCTATTAAGGGAGGTGCTGATGGCGGTGCCTACGTTACCGCACCAGACATGTTGAAATTTTGGAAGGCTCTATTTAACAATGAAATATTAAGCCACCAATTTACAAATTTACTTTTAACTCCTCATATTTCGGTGAATAATAGCCAGTCTTACGGTTATGGAATATGGATTGAGAAAAAACAGAATACCATTTTTAAATATCATGTAATGGGATATGATCCAGGCGTTAGTTTTCGCTCGGCCATATATCCAGACTTAGGAATTACATTAGTTATTCCATCAAATAAAGGAGTAGGACCCGAAAAATTAATGACAGAAATAGAAGGAGCTTTTTAA
- a CDS encoding undecaprenyl-diphosphatase — translation MNYTVFQWINNFAGSSKLLDSLMIAITNSVPYVAILFMLILWFNNGKKENAIRKQYTVLYTTISVSIALLVNVLIHAVYYHPRPFITHHVNQLVPHAADSSFVSDHSVLVFSIAFVFILRGEKLKYIALIWAILVGVSRMYVGVHYPLDIIGAAFLTFITSGLVMQGARIFEPLASFIFKMYALVAKRIPFLAKYNHIA, via the coding sequence ATGAATTACACAGTATTTCAATGGATTAATAACTTTGCTGGATCATCCAAGCTATTAGATTCGCTAATGATTGCTATTACAAATAGTGTTCCATATGTAGCCATTCTATTCATGCTTATCCTATGGTTCAATAATGGAAAGAAAGAAAATGCAATTAGAAAACAATATACAGTGTTATATACGACAATTTCAGTTAGTATTGCATTGTTAGTAAATGTTCTTATACATGCGGTTTATTATCATCCGCGTCCTTTTATAACACATCATGTAAATCAATTAGTACCACATGCAGCAGATTCATCATTTGTAAGTGATCATTCTGTACTCGTATTTTCGATTGCTTTCGTATTTATTCTTAGAGGAGAAAAACTTAAGTATATCGCGTTAATATGGGCAATATTAGTCGGTGTATCACGCATGTACGTAGGCGTTCATTATCCTCTAGATATAATTGGTGCTGCGTTCTTAACATTTATTACAAGTGGATTAGTAATGCAAGGCGCACGTATATTTGAACCGTTAGCAAGTTTTATTTTCAAAATGTATGCACTAGTAGCAAAACGAATTCCTTTTTTAGCGAAATATAACCATATAGCTTAA
- a CDS encoding DUF1453 family protein, protein MDIIVVILIIVLMQGKERKVKINRIWLVPALLCYVTVQSIVHMEQVTLLQGLLFVAMLGIGLALGIIRGKALTFRLDSETGHVLRKGNWLSTIILLVILGAKIVIKQSMFSGSTHSTLMVVTNAFLCITLGTVISRRYYIWKKYNELTQKV, encoded by the coding sequence TTGGATATTATCGTTGTTATTCTTATTATCGTTTTAATGCAAGGTAAAGAACGTAAAGTGAAAATTAATCGTATTTGGCTAGTTCCAGCTTTATTGTGCTATGTAACAGTTCAGTCCATTGTTCATATGGAACAAGTAACTTTATTGCAAGGACTTCTCTTCGTTGCAATGCTTGGAATTGGATTGGCCCTGGGGATTATTAGGGGGAAAGCTTTAACATTTCGGTTAGATAGTGAAACAGGTCATGTATTACGAAAAGGAAATTGGTTAAGTACCATTATTCTCCTTGTTATTTTAGGTGCAAAAATCGTGATTAAGCAAAGTATGTTTTCTGGCAGTACGCATTCTACATTAATGGTTGTAACGAATGCTTTTTTATGTATTACATTAGGTACCGTGATTAGTAGACGTTATTATATTTGGAAAAAATATAATGAATTAACACAAAAGGTATAA
- a CDS encoding GNAT family N-acetyltransferase, producing the protein MDIKIRAYKKEDEIGWVRCRALSFLDTAYYDNVFREKEKYENPAIELVAVHENQIVGLIDIEYELEERTVCSRGTGLGGMIWHIAVHPDFRRMKIGDQLLHEAEKIAKELKLNRLEAWTRDDLWVHGWYEKNEFVNVDSYLHVYSDHTDEIKGVINSNIKQLYPVQTFAHYTGENKEEIRQKFKRVHDCICFEKYFS; encoded by the coding sequence ATGGATATAAAAATTAGAGCATATAAAAAAGAAGACGAAATAGGCTGGGTACGTTGCCGTGCGTTATCGTTTTTAGATACAGCATATTATGATAACGTATTTAGAGAGAAAGAAAAATATGAAAATCCTGCTATTGAATTAGTAGCTGTACACGAAAATCAAATAGTGGGTTTGATAGATATTGAATACGAATTAGAAGAACGTACTGTTTGCTCAAGAGGAACTGGTCTTGGCGGTATGATTTGGCATATTGCAGTTCATCCAGATTTCCGTAGAATGAAAATTGGTGATCAACTATTACATGAAGCAGAAAAGATAGCTAAAGAACTTAAGCTAAATCGACTGGAAGCATGGACTAGGGACGATCTATGGGTACATGGATGGTATGAAAAGAACGAATTTGTAAACGTAGATTCATATTTACATGTTTATTCCGATCATACAGACGAAATAAAAGGTGTAATAAATAGTAATATAAAACAGTTATATCCGGTTCAAACATTTGCTCATTACACAGGTGAAAATAAAGAAGAGATAAGGCAAAAGTTTAAACGGGTTCATGATTGTATCTGCTTTGAAAAATATTTTAGTTAA
- a CDS encoding sensor histidine kinase yields MIKNIMYRIRNLPIKWKLTLWSTTLVFILFILYSALQFIVINKWTIDYEQKQINRQVTEIAAYFQDKNDTLSSKTFENSKEFLNNMIDKHQMIRIIGRDGKPIVTVSRDFNEAWIEPKMVTQDESFIKRHIEDRILVERIPIQTKKFTGTIELAKNLETFDHLLKIILVVMVVAGLCGLVFSFLGGILITKKLLSSVQNITETMKRIKKNGLNERVPVRENNDELAKLSILFNEMMDEVETSFTQQKQFVEDASHELRTPLTIIQGHLSMLNRWGKNDPAVLDKSLQSSLKEVDRLNKLVSELLELSRAESEQMHPVAAERVHVNSVLKQVTQNFAVLQTDFQFDLKLDTDEAYVSIPSSYLEQIIIIVMDNAVKYTKEANKYICIESSIQSGKIKISIIDHGAGIPEADLPFVLNRFYRVDKARSRKQGGNGLGLSIAKRLVEKYNGTIQLESKENEGTIVTITFPYTTH; encoded by the coding sequence CTAGTGTTTATTTTGTTTATTTTGTATAGCGCATTACAATTCATTGTAATTAATAAGTGGACTATAGATTATGAACAGAAACAAATAAACAGACAAGTGACAGAAATAGCGGCATATTTTCAAGATAAAAATGATACGCTCTCGAGCAAAACATTTGAAAATAGTAAAGAATTTCTAAACAACATGATCGATAAGCATCAAATGATTCGTATTATAGGAAGAGATGGAAAACCTATTGTTACTGTTTCACGAGACTTTAATGAAGCATGGATAGAGCCCAAAATGGTTACGCAAGATGAATCATTTATAAAAAGACATATAGAGGATCGAATATTAGTTGAGCGCATACCCATTCAAACAAAAAAATTCACTGGAACTATTGAGCTTGCGAAAAACTTAGAGACATTTGATCATTTATTAAAAATAATTTTAGTGGTAATGGTTGTTGCGGGACTATGTGGATTAGTGTTTAGTTTTTTAGGTGGAATACTTATAACGAAAAAGCTTTTATCGAGTGTTCAAAACATAACAGAAACGATGAAGCGTATTAAGAAAAACGGACTAAATGAAAGGGTTCCAGTACGAGAAAATAATGATGAACTCGCAAAATTATCAATTCTTTTTAACGAAATGATGGATGAAGTAGAAACCTCATTTACACAGCAAAAGCAGTTTGTAGAAGACGCATCGCATGAATTAAGAACACCATTAACAATTATTCAAGGGCACTTATCGATGCTAAATCGATGGGGGAAAAATGATCCAGCAGTATTGGATAAATCCCTTCAATCCAGTTTAAAAGAAGTAGATCGATTAAATAAATTAGTTTCAGAACTGCTAGAGCTATCAAGGGCTGAATCAGAACAGATGCATCCAGTAGCAGCCGAACGAGTCCATGTTAATAGCGTATTGAAACAAGTTACGCAAAACTTTGCAGTACTGCAAACTGACTTTCAATTTGATCTGAAATTGGATACAGATGAAGCTTATGTTTCAATCCCATCATCTTACTTAGAACAAATTATTATTATTGTAATGGATAATGCGGTCAAGTATACGAAAGAAGCTAATAAGTATATTTGCATCGAATCAAGTATACAATCGGGCAAAATTAAAATTAGTATAATAGATCACGGAGCGGGCATACCTGAAGCAGATTTACCTTTTGTTCTTAACCGCTTTTATCGAGTTGATAAAGCGAGAAGTCGTAAACAAGGTGGCAATGGACTAGGATTATCAATTGCAAAACGGCTTGTAGAAAAATATAACGGAACTATTCAATTAGAGAGTAAAGAAAATGAAGGAACAATTGTTACGATTACATTTCCTTATACTACTCATTAA
- a CDS encoding MFS transporter: MKKILEDWKYPLLLLSGVGIANLGAWIYLIALNVLVYNMGGSALAVATLYVIKPLATLFTNAWSGSMIDRLNKRKLMIHLDIYRAVFIAILPLVPSLWIVYLLVFFISMSSAIYEPTAMTYMTKLIPVEQRQRFNSLRSLIGSGASLIGPAVAGIFLIANTPNFAIYMNAIAFLLSGFITLLLPNLDKEYDSNTSSDKLSLALLKKDWNIVLSFSKKSVYIVCVYFLFQGMMVLATANDSLELSFAKEILLLTDSEYGFLVSIAGAGFILGAITNTILSKKLVPSFLIGIGSLFIAIGYLIYAFSNEFLMAAIGFFILSFSMAYANTGFYTFYQNNVPVHMMGRIGSIYGLVIAAITIFITILFGVATQFISIQLVVIVGVLVMLLITIILCAFTLLSSRSKVYSTESIDSK; encoded by the coding sequence GTGAAAAAAATACTTGAAGATTGGAAATATCCTTTATTACTACTGTCCGGAGTTGGTATTGCAAATTTAGGTGCATGGATTTACCTAATAGCACTTAATGTACTTGTCTATAATATGGGCGGATCAGCCTTAGCTGTTGCTACTTTATATGTGATAAAGCCATTAGCCACGTTATTTACAAACGCTTGGTCAGGAAGTATGATTGATCGTTTAAATAAACGAAAGTTAATGATTCACCTCGATATATATCGAGCAGTATTTATTGCTATTTTACCTTTAGTTCCATCCCTTTGGATTGTCTACCTCTTAGTATTTTTTATAAGTATGTCCAGTGCGATTTATGAACCAACTGCTATGACATATATGACGAAATTAATTCCAGTAGAGCAAAGACAACGTTTCAACTCACTACGTAGTTTAATAGGGTCTGGTGCATCTTTAATTGGTCCAGCGGTAGCGGGAATATTTTTAATAGCGAATACACCAAATTTTGCAATATATATGAATGCTATAGCATTTCTGTTATCAGGGTTCATTACATTACTTTTACCTAATCTTGATAAAGAATACGATTCTAATACATCAAGTGATAAATTGTCTCTAGCTTTACTAAAAAAAGATTGGAACATAGTTTTAAGTTTTAGCAAAAAATCTGTGTATATAGTATGTGTTTACTTCTTATTCCAAGGGATGATGGTATTAGCTACCGCAAATGATTCACTTGAACTATCATTTGCGAAAGAAATTTTATTGTTAACAGATAGTGAGTATGGCTTTTTAGTTAGTATCGCTGGAGCGGGTTTTATTTTAGGAGCCATAACAAATACAATTTTATCAAAAAAATTAGTACCTTCATTTCTAATTGGAATCGGATCATTATTCATTGCAATCGGATATTTGATTTATGCCTTTTCAAATGAGTTTTTAATGGCTGCTATCGGATTCTTTATTTTATCTTTCTCTATGGCATATGCAAATACAGGATTTTATACATTTTATCAAAATAATGTTCCTGTTCATATGATGGGACGGATCGGAAGTATATATGGGCTTGTTATTGCGGCAATAACCATTTTTATAACGATTCTGTTCGGCGTTGCAACTCAATTCATTTCTATACAACTTGTAGTCATTGTAGGAGTATTGGTAATGCTACTTATTACTATTATATTGTGTGCGTTTACCTTATTATCTTCAAGGTCCAAGGTATATTCAACAGAATCAATAGATTCGAAATAA
- a CDS encoding penicillin-binding protein: protein MHKLQTNKGARYMMIAFIVLFLIMLLRIFYIQAVGVVHNVNVKDLANDQQNKNGVLEANRGTIYDQNGKVLVQDSTTYRIVVNLKGTDKLKDKEDTAQRLADALEVDKEEIMKNFHEGRTQVEIGKIGRNLSRETKEEINNLKIPGVSFTTEKARVYPNEDFASYILGFARPDDKGNAEGKFGLEKSLDKYLRSTNGNVSYVGSRKGIPLTNDIGKVEPAKNGNNVYLTLDKQIDSFLEEAMNKTQQHYEPSMLIGIIADPKTGQILAMSSKPSYNPNKGDIEYFLNDPIANAYEPGSTMKVFTLAAAINEGVYNGKEYFQSGKYAVGSAEIKDHNGGYGWGSITFDEGFERSSNVAFSILEDQLLKPNKFKQYMNKFGFNQKTGIDLPGESKNTLLLNTQIQQVTTSFGQGSTVTPIQIVQAATAIANDGKMMQPYIVDKVVNPTNKQVIMENQPKEIGNPIKKETSEKVRGLMERVITSSKGTGTMYKIDGYSIGGKTGTAQIPNPENGRYMEGKENYIFSFLGMAPIDDPQLVVYLAIKQPKLKGDEYGAQPLAEIFKPVMKNSLEYLKVKPYTEKQMADATKQTEIKVQNYVNQSINVIKDMAEKDKLQPVLLGEGKIIKQYPQTGEIMREGDRIFLVGNNVKMPSLKGWSMRDVMYLSKLFKLDLKTTGTGYVTSQSIEKGQDLQEGDTLMLDLEPPLQPLAEANTN from the coding sequence ATGCATAAACTTCAAACGAATAAAGGCGCTCGATATATGATGATTGCTTTTATTGTTTTGTTTCTTATTATGCTTTTACGTATATTTTATATTCAAGCAGTAGGAGTCGTACATAATGTTAATGTAAAGGATCTTGCAAATGATCAACAAAACAAAAATGGAGTTTTGGAGGCAAATCGCGGGACGATTTATGATCAAAACGGTAAAGTATTAGTCCAAGACTCAACAACATATCGCATCGTTGTAAATTTAAAAGGAACAGATAAATTAAAAGATAAAGAAGATACTGCACAACGTTTAGCAGATGCGCTTGAGGTTGATAAAGAAGAGATCATGAAAAATTTTCATGAAGGACGTACACAAGTTGAAATTGGTAAAATTGGACGTAACTTGTCTAGAGAAACGAAGGAAGAAATTAATAATTTGAAAATACCAGGTGTATCTTTCACAACAGAAAAAGCCAGAGTATATCCAAATGAAGATTTCGCCTCGTATATACTTGGTTTTGCAAGACCAGACGATAAAGGTAATGCGGAGGGGAAATTTGGGCTCGAAAAAAGTTTAGATAAATATTTGCGCTCTACAAATGGTAATGTTTCATATGTAGGTTCACGAAAAGGAATCCCACTTACAAATGACATAGGAAAAGTAGAACCCGCTAAAAATGGGAACAACGTATATCTCACATTAGATAAACAAATTGATAGTTTTTTAGAAGAAGCAATGAATAAAACGCAACAACACTATGAGCCTTCTATGTTAATAGGTATTATAGCGGATCCAAAAACCGGGCAAATTTTAGCAATGTCTAGTAAGCCTAGTTATAATCCTAACAAAGGAGACATTGAATATTTTTTAAATGATCCAATTGCGAATGCATACGAACCAGGATCTACAATGAAAGTATTCACATTAGCTGCCGCAATTAATGAAGGTGTATATAATGGCAAAGAATATTTCCAATCAGGAAAATACGCAGTTGGTTCAGCAGAAATCAAAGATCATAATGGTGGATATGGATGGGGCTCAATTACATTTGATGAAGGGTTTGAAAGGTCATCGAACGTCGCCTTTTCTATTTTAGAAGACCAATTACTGAAACCAAATAAATTCAAGCAATATATGAATAAATTTGGTTTCAATCAAAAAACAGGTATAGATTTGCCTGGAGAAAGTAAAAATACATTATTGTTAAATACTCAAATCCAACAAGTTACTACTTCTTTCGGCCAAGGCTCTACTGTAACTCCTATTCAAATAGTACAAGCAGCCACAGCTATAGCAAATGACGGAAAAATGATGCAACCATATATTGTTGATAAGGTTGTAAATCCAACAAATAAACAAGTTATTATGGAAAATCAACCTAAAGAAATTGGGAATCCGATAAAAAAAGAAACCTCAGAAAAGGTAAGAGGCTTAATGGAGCGAGTAATAACTTCGTCAAAAGGAACGGGAACGATGTATAAAATTGATGGTTATTCAATTGGCGGTAAAACAGGAACAGCGCAAATCCCCAATCCTGAAAATGGACGATATATGGAAGGAAAAGAAAATTATATTTTTTCTTTCTTAGGAATGGCTCCAATTGATGATCCGCAGCTAGTCGTATATTTAGCTATTAAACAACCGAAATTAAAGGGCGATGAGTACGGTGCCCAGCCTCTTGCTGAAATTTTTAAACCAGTTATGAAAAATAGTCTAGAATATTTAAAAGTGAAACCATATACAGAAAAACAAATGGCAGATGCAACTAAACAAACTGAAATAAAAGTACAAAATTATGTGAACCAATCGATAAACGTAATAAAGGATATGGCAGAAAAAGATAAACTTCAGCCAGTATTATTAGGAGAAGGAAAGATAATAAAACAATATCCACAGACTGGTGAAATAATGAGGGAAGGAGATCGTATATTTCTAGTAGGAAATAATGTGAAAATGCCTAGCCTAAAAGGTTGGTCAATGCGCGATGTTATGTATTTATCAAAATTATTTAAATTAGATTTAAAAACGACCGGTACAGGATATGTAACAAGTCAAAGTATTGAAAAAGGACAAGACTTACAAGAAGGAGATACTTTAATGCTAGACTTAGAACCGCCGTTACAACCATTAGCAGAAGCTAATACAAATTAA
- a CDS encoding zinc-binding dehydrogenase, protein MKAIVHQHKTGLEGLEFKLSAEITPNVGEVKVKLKTAGLNHRDLFIMNNRKEMELPLILGSDGAGIVTELGEGVSNITLHTEVIINPSIGWNNTHEIPALPEVLGGPADGTFAEYVIVPAENVMKKPSYLTWEESGVLSLSALTAYRALFTKGKLKSGEHVLIPGIGGGVATFAMLFAKAIGAKVSVTSRIESKRKTAEKYGADFSFNSSGNWEECLHGEKVDLIIDSIGPATFSKYFDVLKPNGRIVNFGASSGDKIELPLRALFYNQIDIMGTSMGSSEEFNEMIHFIEEHNIKPIIDKVYPLEEAIQALNRMQQGEQFGNIALRME, encoded by the coding sequence ATGAAAGCTATTGTACATCAACATAAAACAGGATTAGAAGGTTTAGAATTTAAATTATCAGCTGAGATAACACCTAATGTTGGGGAAGTTAAAGTGAAATTAAAAACAGCAGGTTTAAATCATCGTGATTTATTTATTATGAATAATAGAAAAGAAATGGAATTACCATTAATTTTAGGATCAGATGGTGCAGGTATTGTTACGGAATTAGGAGAAGGTGTTTCAAATATCACACTACATACAGAGGTTATTATAAATCCTAGTATTGGATGGAATAATACTCACGAAATACCAGCGTTACCTGAAGTGTTAGGTGGACCAGCAGATGGAACGTTTGCCGAATATGTTATTGTGCCAGCTGAAAATGTAATGAAAAAGCCATCATATCTTACGTGGGAAGAATCTGGTGTGTTATCTTTATCGGCATTAACTGCATATAGAGCACTTTTTACAAAAGGGAAATTGAAATCTGGAGAACATGTTCTAATTCCAGGAATCGGCGGTGGTGTAGCAACTTTTGCTATGTTATTTGCTAAAGCAATTGGAGCAAAGGTGAGTGTTACTTCAAGGATAGAGAGCAAAAGAAAGACTGCAGAAAAATATGGAGCAGACTTTTCTTTTAATAGTTCTGGTAATTGGGAAGAGTGCTTACATGGAGAAAAAGTAGATTTAATTATAGATAGTATAGGTCCGGCGACTTTCTCGAAATATTTTGATGTATTAAAACCAAACGGAAGAATTGTTAATTTTGGTGCAAGTTCAGGAGATAAAATTGAATTACCGTTACGAGCATTATTTTATAATCAAATCGATATTATGGGAACATCAATGGGGAGCAGTGAAGAATTTAATGAGATGATTCATTTTATAGAGGAACATAATATTAAACCCATCATTGATAAAGTATATCCATTAGAAGAAGCAATTCAAGCTTTAAATCGAATGCAGCAAGGAGAACAATTCGGTAATATTGCCCTTCGTATGGAGTAA